Proteins found in one Microcella daejeonensis genomic segment:
- a CDS encoding tyrosine-type recombinase/integrase, whose protein sequence is MILPDQNTHDNVCYHVEMRLSLSFSDSNEGRHGALAGAWLMSLRNENTRRAYSRDLQGLFTLFDSANFDALEAQRRHIDLWVQTLVGAPTTIARRISAVASFYAYLLSEDVVSSNPVAHVRRPRVDPDHSATRGLTLEEAKVMLVSAREDSPRSGALLALLLISGVRLSEALKANLSDLQHDAGHRVLVISRKGGRRQKVVLAPQVVDAFAPLVGAQQALGLAVVQAGADTQDRPLFTTRSGSRWAQSEAFRAVQRIARAAGLEGKVTPHSMRHTHATLALEAGVPLADLQDSLGHADPRTTRRYDRARARLEKSSAYAVANSLAR, encoded by the coding sequence GTGATCCTGCCGGACCAAAACACACACGATAATGTCTGTTATCATGTGGAAATGAGGCTATCGCTGTCGTTCTCCGATTCGAATGAGGGCAGACACGGCGCGCTGGCCGGTGCCTGGCTGATGTCACTGAGGAACGAGAACACTCGGCGCGCTTACAGTCGCGACCTGCAGGGGCTCTTCACTCTCTTCGACTCGGCCAACTTTGATGCGCTTGAGGCTCAGCGCCGCCACATCGACCTTTGGGTTCAGACGCTTGTCGGGGCACCAACAACCATCGCCCGCCGCATCTCGGCTGTTGCTTCCTTCTACGCCTACCTGCTCTCGGAAGATGTCGTCAGCTCGAATCCCGTCGCGCATGTTCGCCGCCCGAGAGTCGATCCCGATCACAGTGCGACCCGTGGCCTGACGCTCGAAGAAGCGAAGGTCATGCTTGTTAGCGCAAGGGAGGACAGCCCAAGGTCAGGGGCACTCTTGGCCCTGCTCCTCATCAGCGGGGTGAGACTTTCGGAAGCCTTGAAAGCCAACCTCAGCGACCTTCAGCATGATGCGGGCCATCGTGTTCTCGTCATCAGCAGGAAAGGTGGCAGAAGACAGAAAGTAGTCCTAGCCCCGCAGGTTGTGGATGCGTTCGCGCCACTTGTTGGTGCCCAGCAAGCGTTAGGCCTTGCGGTCGTCCAAGCAGGGGCGGACACCCAGGATCGACCGCTGTTCACGACGCGCTCGGGAAGTCGCTGGGCACAAAGTGAAGCGTTTCGCGCCGTACAGCGCATCGCACGCGCCGCTGGCCTGGAGGGGAAGGTGACACCGCACAGCATGCGACACACCCACGCCACGTTGGCCCTTGAAGCTGGAGTTCCTTTGGCGGATCTGCAAGACAGCCTTGGCCACGCAGATCCACGCACAACGAGACGATACGACCGCGCACGCGCGCGACTGGAAAAGTCAAGCGCTTACGCGGTAGCTAACTCCTTGGCGCGCTGA
- a CDS encoding recombinase family protein, whose protein sequence is MRAVLYARVSKDDFSKGKKTREEQAAEASNSIQAQLAAAAELAKAKGITIIEELVDDGISGYSGKERAAFNALMGYIIRKDVDYVIARAADRLGRNDADNSSIRMALADSGIPIMGFSGELTDVSSASGGLQFQMAQAVSQYQSAMKSEAVRNAVKLKREKGEYQAPKGTFGYDDEDRSKLVPWEADLIKEAYLLVADGRTVGSIVREWNEKGVPQRKGGARWQYAHLNNILKRPRNAGLVDPDGEPIGKWEAIVEPELWHTVQQVLATRKGTAPGFQPVHLSSGHARCGVCGSSMRSNTATDSRRGTRVKILRCAAAKKGERHASAHLMDLEALVHKEVIAAFLFGGDLLMPRHEGMDVDAMLTKLQRVQADVQDVYDDFDADLITAAVKRERLVQLKERREQIEEQLEEARQSNASAHMLLDLHRRIFTPGRVSLDDAVTARQQLAERFDALHIEQRRMLVAKLLDIRVLPGRGLQKYFVTHTVVTSLNDEAA, encoded by the coding sequence ATGAGAGCAGTGTTGTACGCGCGAGTGTCCAAGGACGATTTCTCCAAGGGCAAGAAGACCAGGGAGGAGCAGGCCGCTGAGGCCTCTAACTCAATCCAGGCACAGCTGGCAGCAGCGGCAGAGTTAGCGAAGGCCAAGGGAATCACCATCATCGAAGAGCTGGTGGATGACGGCATCTCCGGCTACAGCGGCAAGGAGCGCGCGGCCTTCAACGCCCTCATGGGGTACATCATCCGCAAGGACGTGGATTACGTCATCGCCCGTGCTGCCGACCGGCTTGGCCGCAACGATGCCGACAACTCCTCCATCCGCATGGCGCTGGCCGACAGCGGGATCCCCATCATGGGCTTCTCCGGCGAGTTGACCGATGTCTCCAGCGCGTCAGGCGGTCTGCAGTTCCAGATGGCGCAGGCCGTCTCTCAGTACCAGTCGGCAATGAAGTCAGAGGCCGTCCGCAATGCCGTGAAGCTCAAGCGCGAGAAGGGCGAGTACCAGGCCCCCAAGGGCACCTTCGGCTACGACGACGAGGACCGCTCCAAGCTCGTGCCGTGGGAGGCAGACCTCATCAAGGAGGCCTACTTGCTGGTGGCCGACGGGCGCACCGTGGGCAGCATCGTGCGTGAGTGGAACGAGAAGGGAGTCCCCCAGCGGAAGGGAGGCGCTCGCTGGCAGTATGCGCACCTGAACAACATCCTCAAGCGCCCCCGGAACGCTGGCCTGGTAGATCCAGACGGGGAGCCCATCGGCAAGTGGGAGGCCATCGTGGAGCCCGAGCTGTGGCACACGGTCCAGCAAGTATTGGCGACCCGCAAGGGCACCGCGCCGGGCTTCCAGCCGGTCCACCTCTCCAGCGGTCACGCCCGGTGCGGGGTCTGCGGATCTTCGATGCGCTCCAACACAGCCACCGACAGCCGCCGAGGCACGCGGGTGAAGATCCTCCGCTGTGCCGCCGCCAAAAAGGGTGAGCGTCACGCCAGCGCCCACCTGATGGATCTGGAGGCCCTCGTCCACAAGGAGGTCATCGCAGCCTTTCTCTTCGGCGGTGATCTGCTGATGCCCCGCCATGAGGGCATGGACGTGGATGCGATGCTCACCAAGCTCCAGCGAGTGCAGGCGGACGTGCAGGACGTGTACGACGATTTCGACGCCGACCTCATCACTGCTGCTGTGAAGAGGGAGCGCCTGGTGCAGCTCAAGGAGCGTCGGGAGCAGATCGAGGAGCAGCTGGAGGAGGCTCGTCAGAGCAACGCCTCAGCCCACATGCTGCTGGATCTCCACCGCCGAATCTTCACGCCGGGACGGGTGAGCCTGGACGATGCCGTGACGGCTCGTCAGCAGCTCGCCGAGCGCTTCGACGCCCTCCACATCGAGCAGCGCCGGATGCTGGTGGCGAAGCTGCTGGACATTCGCGTCCTGCCCGGTAGAGGGCTGCAGAAGTACTTCGTCACCCACACCGTTGTCACGTCCCTCAACGACGAAGCCGCGTAG
- a CDS encoding CpaF family protein: MGNSKAADAIFIARAGISEQLPLRLSDDEVRTLVERMLQATGRRVDLSSPFVDASLPDGSRLHVVIPDVTRSHWAVNVRKFSQRIRSLDRLVELGSMTPPAAAFLRRAVLAGCNILVSGATQSGKTTMLGSLLASARPEERVVTVEETFELDLTAVDCVAMQCRSPNLEGTGEISLRRLIKEALRMRPDRLIVGEVREAESLDLLIALNSGLPGMCSLHANSARDALTKLSTLPLLAGRNIDASFVVPTVASAIDLVVHCELVAGGRRRVAEIIAPTGRHAEGVVEADTLFRLVDGRLTATGSLPRRTEKFAAAALEPHGEGAAA, from the coding sequence GTGGGAAATAGTAAAGCAGCCGACGCGATCTTCATCGCCCGCGCGGGCATCAGCGAGCAGCTGCCCCTGCGTCTCAGCGACGACGAGGTGCGCACGCTCGTCGAGCGCATGCTGCAGGCCACCGGCCGCCGCGTCGATCTCTCGAGCCCCTTCGTCGATGCCTCCCTGCCCGACGGCTCGCGCCTGCACGTCGTCATCCCCGACGTCACCCGCAGTCACTGGGCAGTCAACGTGCGCAAGTTCTCGCAGCGCATCCGCTCGCTCGACCGCCTGGTCGAGCTCGGCTCGATGACCCCGCCCGCGGCGGCCTTCCTCCGGCGCGCCGTGCTCGCGGGCTGCAACATCCTCGTCTCGGGCGCCACGCAGTCGGGCAAGACGACGATGCTGGGCTCGCTGCTCGCGAGCGCCCGGCCCGAGGAGCGGGTCGTCACCGTCGAGGAGACCTTCGAGCTCGACCTCACGGCCGTCGACTGCGTCGCGATGCAGTGCCGCAGCCCCAACCTCGAGGGCACCGGCGAGATCAGCCTGCGCCGCCTCATCAAGGAGGCGCTGCGGATGCGCCCCGACCGCCTCATCGTCGGCGAGGTGCGCGAGGCCGAGTCCCTCGACCTCCTCATCGCCCTCAACAGCGGACTGCCGGGCATGTGCTCCCTCCACGCCAACAGCGCGCGGGATGCCCTCACCAAGCTCTCGACCCTGCCCCTGCTCGCCGGGCGCAACATCGACGCCTCGTTCGTCGTACCGACGGTGGCGAGCGCGATCGACCTCGTCGTGCACTGCGAGCTCGTGGCCGGAGGGCGACGCCGCGTCGCCGAGATCATCGCGCCGACGGGCCGGCACGCCGAGGGCGTCGTCGAGGCCGACACCCTGTTCCGGCTCGTCGACGGGCGCCTCACCGCGACCGGCTCCCTCCCGCGCCGCACCGAGAAGTTCGCCGCCGCCGCGCTCGAGCCGCACGGTGAGGGGGCGGCGGCATGA
- a CDS encoding type II secretion system F family protein: MTVVAALLMAAGALLIASPWLWPRTDRPRERRASGALADLLARAGLSTVSPVVLIVVMLLLALVAAAAVFVVVPVLPLVPVAAVVAGVLPIMGLRARAAARRRALRGVWPDVVDHLVSGIRAGLGLPEAIGALGETAPDAVRGPFRQFRREWTSTARFGDSLDGLKTALADPVADRIIETLRMAREVGGTELPGVLRSLAQYLRSDAAVRAEVDARQSWVRNAARLGVAAPWIVLLLLGTRPEAAAAYNSPTGAALIVGGLAATLIAYRLMLALGRLPEEGRWFR, from the coding sequence ATGACGGTCGTCGCCGCCCTGCTGATGGCGGCGGGCGCGCTCCTCATCGCCTCGCCGTGGCTCTGGCCCCGCACGGATCGGCCCCGCGAGCGGCGTGCATCGGGCGCCCTCGCCGACCTGCTCGCGCGCGCCGGGCTGTCCACCGTCTCGCCCGTCGTCCTCATCGTCGTCATGCTCCTGCTCGCTCTCGTCGCCGCGGCCGCCGTCTTCGTCGTCGTCCCGGTACTGCCCCTCGTGCCCGTCGCAGCGGTCGTGGCGGGCGTGCTACCGATCATGGGCCTGCGGGCACGGGCCGCCGCGCGGCGCCGGGCGCTCCGCGGCGTGTGGCCCGACGTCGTCGACCACCTCGTGTCGGGCATCCGAGCGGGGTTGGGCCTGCCCGAGGCGATCGGAGCGCTCGGCGAGACCGCCCCCGATGCCGTGCGCGGGCCGTTCCGGCAGTTCCGGCGGGAGTGGACCTCGACCGCGCGCTTCGGCGACTCGCTCGACGGGCTCAAGACGGCGCTCGCCGACCCCGTGGCCGACCGCATCATCGAGACCCTGCGCATGGCGCGCGAGGTGGGCGGCACCGAGCTGCCCGGCGTGCTGCGGTCGCTCGCGCAGTACCTGCGGTCGGATGCCGCCGTGCGGGCCGAGGTCGACGCCCGCCAGTCGTGGGTGCGCAACGCGGCCCGGCTCGGCGTCGCCGCCCCCTGGATCGTGCTGCTGCTGCTCGGCACCCGCCCCGAGGCCGCCGCGGCCTACAACTCGCCGACCGGGGCCGCGCTCATCGTCGGCGGGCTCGCCGCGACGCTCATCGCCTACCGGCTCATGCTCGCGCTCGGCCGGCTGCCCGAGGAGGGGCGGTGGTTCCGATGA
- a CDS encoding type II secretion system F family protein, translating into MTTSMALALAAGSTLGLGLWMLVSLVPRLGRPRLTTRLAPYLVDMSAEARELLRDRRSDPLPVLGAMTSPLIDGALRTIETVFGGEAVIRTRLRQSGSLAPVGSHRTRQLVGAALGAAAGLALGLIAGRQGLAMIPAGIAGAVGGLVAGVALTDALLARAARRRVARIAQEFPTVVEFLSLSVAAGESIHDAIRRAASTGSGELAGELSRVEQRTAAGQALTASLAELRDDLQIPAVSRLVDQVLAALDRGTPLAEVLRAHALDARDESKRLLLEAAGTREVAMLVPLVFLNLPVTVLFAVFPGLMVLQLGF; encoded by the coding sequence ATGACGACCTCGATGGCGCTCGCCCTCGCCGCGGGCTCGACCCTCGGGCTGGGCCTGTGGATGCTCGTCTCCCTCGTCCCCCGCCTCGGCCGGCCCCGGCTCACGACCCGCCTCGCGCCCTACCTCGTCGACATGTCCGCCGAAGCGCGGGAGCTGCTGCGCGATCGGCGCAGCGACCCGCTCCCCGTCCTCGGGGCCATGACCTCCCCGTTGATCGACGGCGCCCTCCGCACCATCGAGACGGTCTTCGGCGGGGAGGCGGTCATCCGCACCCGTCTGCGGCAGAGCGGCTCGCTCGCCCCGGTCGGCAGCCATCGCACCCGGCAGCTCGTCGGCGCCGCGCTCGGTGCGGCGGCGGGGCTCGCGCTCGGGCTCATCGCCGGCCGCCAGGGGCTCGCCATGATCCCGGCGGGCATCGCGGGCGCGGTGGGCGGGCTCGTCGCCGGGGTGGCGCTGACGGATGCCCTGCTCGCCCGCGCCGCCCGTCGACGGGTGGCGCGCATCGCCCAGGAGTTCCCCACGGTGGTCGAGTTCCTCTCCCTCAGCGTCGCGGCGGGGGAGAGCATCCACGATGCGATCCGTCGCGCGGCCTCGACCGGCTCCGGCGAGCTCGCGGGGGAGCTGTCGCGGGTGGAGCAGCGCACGGCCGCCGGCCAGGCGCTCACGGCGAGTCTCGCCGAGCTGCGCGACGACCTGCAGATCCCCGCGGTCTCTCGCCTGGTCGACCAGGTGCTCGCGGCGCTCGATCGCGGCACCCCGCTCGCCGAGGTGCTGCGCGCCCACGCCCTCGACGCCCGCGACGAGTCGAAGCGGCTGCTGCTCGAAGCCGCAGGAACGCGCGAGGTCGCGATGCTCGTGCCGCTCGTCTTCCTCAACCTGCCGGTGACGGTGCTCTTCGCGGTCTTCCCGGGGCTCATGGTGCTGCAGCTCGGCTTCTGA
- a CDS encoding TadE/TadG family type IV pilus assembly protein — translation MRRWSLVDDRGSAPVEFTLVGVLLTVVTLSVLQVALALHVRSTLIDAAAEGARYAALADSSLERGVERSRELIETALGPGYARDISVAVDDSSEIAIVTVSVRSPLPLVGLAGLDGTLEVSGRAALEPLR, via the coding sequence ATGCGCCGCTGGTCGCTCGTCGACGATCGCGGCTCGGCCCCGGTCGAGTTCACGCTCGTCGGCGTGCTGCTGACGGTGGTGACGCTCTCCGTGCTGCAGGTCGCCCTCGCCCTCCACGTGCGCTCGACCCTCATCGACGCGGCGGCCGAGGGCGCGCGGTACGCGGCGCTCGCCGACAGCTCGCTCGAGCGGGGCGTCGAGCGCAGCCGCGAGCTCATCGAGACGGCCCTCGGGCCCGGTTACGCGCGCGACATCTCCGTAGCGGTCGATGACAGCAGCGAGATCGCGATCGTGACGGTGTCGGTGCGCTCGCCGCTCCCGCTCGTCGGCCTCGCCGGCCTCGACGGAACCCTGGAGGTCTCGGGCCGTGCCGCCCTCGAGCCCCTGCGCTGA
- a CDS encoding pilus assembly protein TadG-related protein, protein MRSRGRDDEGSILPLVAGYGALALLVVLLVTAATSLYLERKRLLTLADGAALAGAEAYELTDLTVAPSGAISRPPLDDAAVRAVVEQYLAEAPVQGFEGLQLERAESEDGSSATVRLSSFWRPPVVTPFVPEGIRLDVTTVGRSVLG, encoded by the coding sequence ATGCGCAGCCGCGGCCGCGACGACGAGGGCTCGATCCTGCCGCTCGTCGCCGGGTACGGCGCGCTCGCGCTCCTCGTCGTGCTGCTCGTCACCGCGGCCACGAGCCTGTACCTCGAGCGTAAGCGCCTGCTCACCCTCGCCGACGGCGCGGCGCTCGCCGGAGCGGAGGCGTACGAGCTCACCGACCTCACCGTCGCGCCGAGCGGCGCGATCTCCCGTCCGCCGCTCGACGACGCCGCCGTGCGCGCCGTCGTCGAGCAGTACCTCGCCGAGGCCCCGGTGCAGGGCTTCGAGGGCCTTCAGCTCGAGCGCGCCGAGAGCGAGGACGGCTCGAGCGCGACCGTGAGGCTCTCGAGCTTCTGGCGCCCACCGGTGGTGACGCCGTTCGTGCCGGAGGGCATCCGCCTCGATGTGACGACCGTCGGCCGCAGCGTGCTCGGCTGA
- a CDS encoding SDR family NAD(P)-dependent oxidoreductase, whose product MAELAGSSILIIGATGGLGRHIARQLADAGANLTLTARSQQALDELGIPGTHIAGDLTDPELPETLVALAVMAHGRLDGVINAAGVVAFGPVAETSDATLDELWTVNALAPMRVLRAAVPALEHAKEDGGTPFIVTLSGVVSENPTAGLGAYSAVKTAVAAFHSVAARELRRQGIRVMDARPGHTETELSRHPIAGETPKFPTGYDPAGVAARIVAGIVNDEKDLPSSAFTEISHPEAPMVAAEPVEAGPDAHPAVKMAAEMPLEVSASAPTDASASSPASAGSAGSPASVDSPASPGSAHPAASSASAPSAPSAPTPGSAPAPTDDGAPAPAEHAEHIEAEQQQHDGGEQHEPAQHDSGEQQHDGSQHDGDEHHDAEQHGDPQHEGDQHRD is encoded by the coding sequence ATGGCTGAACTGGCTGGATCCTCGATCCTCATCATCGGCGCGACCGGCGGGCTCGGGCGGCACATCGCCCGGCAGCTCGCCGATGCGGGCGCGAACCTCACGCTCACCGCCCGCTCGCAGCAGGCCCTCGACGAGCTCGGTATCCCCGGCACGCACATCGCCGGCGATCTGACCGACCCCGAGCTGCCCGAGACCCTCGTCGCCCTCGCCGTCATGGCGCACGGGCGCCTCGACGGCGTCATCAACGCCGCGGGCGTCGTCGCCTTCGGCCCCGTCGCCGAGACGAGCGACGCCACGCTTGACGAGCTCTGGACCGTCAACGCCCTCGCCCCCATGCGCGTCCTCCGCGCCGCCGTGCCGGCCCTCGAGCACGCCAAGGAGGACGGCGGCACCCCCTTCATCGTCACCCTCAGCGGCGTCGTCAGCGAGAACCCGACCGCCGGCCTCGGCGCGTACTCCGCCGTCAAGACCGCCGTCGCCGCGTTCCACTCGGTCGCCGCCCGCGAGCTGCGTCGGCAGGGCATCCGCGTGATGGATGCCCGCCCCGGGCACACCGAGACCGAGCTCTCGCGGCACCCCATCGCGGGCGAGACGCCGAAGTTCCCCACCGGCTACGACCCTGCGGGCGTCGCCGCCCGCATCGTGGCGGGCATCGTGAACGACGAGAAGGATCTGCCGTCGTCGGCCTTCACCGAGATCTCCCACCCCGAGGCCCCGATGGTCGCCGCGGAGCCGGTCGAGGCCGGCCCTGACGCTCATCCGGCGGTGAAGATGGCGGCCGAGATGCCGCTCGAGGTCTCGGCCTCGGCCCCGACCGATGCTTCGGCGTCGAGCCCCGCCTCGGCGGGCAGCGCCGGCAGCCCAGCATCGGTCGACAGCCCGGCGTCGCCCGGCAGCGCCCACCCGGCCGCGAGCAGCGCCTCCGCTCCGAGCGCGCCGAGCGCCCCGACCCCCGGCAGCGCTCCGGCGCCGACCGACGACGGCGCTCCCGCTCCGGCCGAGCACGCCGAGCACATCGAAGCCGAGCAGCAGCAGCACGATGGCGGCGAGCAGCACGAGCCGGCGCAGCACGACAGCGGCGAGCAGCAGCACGACGGCAGCCAGCACGACGGCGACGAGCACCACGATGCCGAGCAGCACGGCGACCCGCAGCACGAGGGCGACCAGCACCGCGACTGA
- a CDS encoding MFS transporter: MPIDDRPFRWRSIAAPAFGPTLLFTIGEGAIMPLIPALALRVGADLSGAGVVAAMLLVGVLIGDVPAGWIVGRIGERIAMLGASALAALGIGLALLAPTAVVLGLGMTVLGIAAAVFGLARHALLTSVVPAAFRARALSTLGGTFRLGLFLGPFAAAALVAATGDVGAVLWFALLMCGLVALSLVTLPDPERILHHRSTPDGGGQSPAGVFRTIGERRGVLARLGAAALVVSALRAVRQVILPLWAVSIGLGEAETALIIGIAAGVDVALFYLGGWLMDRFGRLYTAVPSMIGLGLGLIGLALSDLSTDPVPWFVAVAVWLSLANGIGAGILMTMGSDLAGRTNPAPFLGAWRFVMDSGSAGAPLALAGITALGGIAVAAGVFGVVGLIGAGMLGYYIPRQLPGAE, from the coding sequence ATGCCGATCGATGACCGTCCCTTCCGGTGGCGGTCGATCGCCGCCCCCGCCTTCGGGCCCACCCTGCTCTTCACGATCGGCGAGGGCGCGATCATGCCGCTTATCCCGGCCCTCGCGCTGCGGGTCGGCGCCGACCTCTCCGGCGCCGGCGTCGTCGCCGCGATGCTGCTCGTCGGCGTGCTGATCGGCGACGTGCCCGCCGGCTGGATCGTCGGCCGCATCGGCGAGCGCATCGCCATGCTCGGCGCCTCGGCGCTGGCCGCGCTCGGCATCGGGCTCGCCCTGCTGGCGCCGACCGCGGTCGTGCTCGGCCTCGGCATGACGGTGCTCGGCATCGCCGCGGCGGTCTTCGGGCTCGCTCGCCACGCGCTGCTCACGAGCGTCGTGCCGGCCGCCTTCCGGGCCCGCGCGCTCTCCACCCTCGGCGGCACCTTCCGGCTCGGGCTCTTCCTCGGCCCGTTCGCCGCGGCGGCCCTCGTGGCCGCGACGGGCGACGTCGGCGCCGTGCTGTGGTTCGCCCTGCTCATGTGCGGGCTCGTCGCGCTCAGCCTCGTGACCCTGCCCGACCCCGAGCGCATCCTGCATCACCGCTCCACGCCCGACGGCGGCGGCCAGAGCCCCGCGGGCGTGTTCCGCACGATCGGCGAGCGTCGCGGCGTGCTCGCGCGGCTCGGAGCCGCCGCGCTCGTGGTGTCGGCCCTGCGCGCCGTGCGTCAGGTGATCCTGCCGCTCTGGGCCGTCAGCATCGGGCTGGGCGAGGCCGAGACGGCGCTCATCATCGGCATCGCGGCGGGCGTCGACGTGGCCCTGTTCTACCTGGGCGGCTGGCTCATGGACCGTTTCGGCCGCCTCTACACGGCCGTGCCCTCGATGATCGGTCTCGGGCTCGGCCTCATCGGACTCGCGCTCTCCGACCTCTCGACCGACCCGGTGCCGTGGTTCGTCGCCGTGGCGGTCTGGCTGTCGCTCGCGAACGGCATCGGCGCGGGAATCCTCATGACGATGGGCAGCGACCTCGCCGGCCGCACGAATCCGGCGCCGTTCCTCGGAGCGTGGCGCTTCGTCATGGACTCCGGCTCGGCCGGCGCCCCGCTCGCGCTCGCCGGCATCACCGCGCTCGGCGGCATCGCGGTCGCGGCGGGCGTCTTCGGCGTGGTCGGCCTCATCGGGGCCGGGATGCTCGGCTACTACATCCCCCGGCAGCTGCCCGGCGCGGAGTAG
- the prfB gene encoding peptide chain release factor 2, with product MIDLDFSERIAAARSTFRDIQSVVDVEALRADVEDLSEQASAPDLWDDTDKAQKVTSALSHRQTELRRIVELDQRLDDLDVLIEMAREADDEDAAAEVLAELEGIEKTLGDMEVQTLLDGEYDDRPAVVTIRAGAGGVDAADFADMLFRMYLRWAEKHGYGATVMDTSYAEEAGIKSATFQIDAPYAFGTLSVEAGTHRLVRMSPFGAAGKRQTSFAAVEVIPLMEETLEVDIPEGDIRVDVFRSSGPGGQSVNTTDSAVRITHLPTGTVVSMQNEKSQIQNRAAAMRVLQSRLLLIQKEQEAATKKELAGTITASWGDQMRSYVLAPYQMVKDLRTEHEVNNPTAVFDGDLDGFIAAGIKWRKRPQDD from the coding sequence ATGATCGATCTGGACTTCTCCGAGCGCATCGCCGCCGCCCGCTCCACCTTCCGCGACATCCAGTCCGTCGTCGACGTCGAGGCCCTCCGCGCCGACGTCGAGGATCTGAGCGAGCAGGCCAGCGCGCCCGACCTCTGGGACGACACCGACAAGGCGCAGAAGGTCACGAGCGCCCTCAGCCACCGGCAGACCGAGCTGCGCCGCATCGTCGAGCTCGACCAGCGCCTCGACGACCTCGACGTGCTCATCGAGATGGCCCGTGAGGCCGACGACGAGGATGCCGCTGCCGAGGTGCTCGCCGAGCTCGAGGGCATCGAGAAGACCCTCGGCGACATGGAGGTGCAGACCCTCCTCGACGGCGAGTACGACGACCGCCCCGCCGTCGTCACCATCCGCGCGGGCGCCGGAGGCGTCGACGCGGCCGACTTCGCCGACATGCTGTTCCGCATGTACCTGCGCTGGGCCGAGAAGCACGGCTACGGCGCGACCGTCATGGACACCTCCTACGCGGAGGAGGCGGGCATCAAGAGCGCGACCTTCCAGATCGACGCGCCCTACGCCTTCGGCACGCTCAGCGTCGAGGCCGGCACGCACCGCCTCGTGCGGATGAGCCCCTTCGGCGCGGCCGGCAAGCGTCAGACCAGCTTCGCGGCGGTGGAGGTCATCCCGCTCATGGAGGAGACGCTCGAGGTCGACATCCCCGAGGGCGACATCCGCGTCGACGTCTTCCGCTCCTCGGGCCCCGGCGGTCAGAGCGTCAACACCACCGACTCGGCCGTGCGCATCACCCACCTGCCGACCGGCACCGTGGTCTCGATGCAGAACGAGAAGAGCCAGATCCAGAACCGCGCCGCCGCCATGCGCGTGCTGCAGTCGCGCCTGCTGCTCATCCAGAAGGAGCAGGAGGCGGCGACCAAGAAGGAGCTCGCCGGCACCATCACCGCCAGCTGGGGCGACCAGATGCGCTCCTACGTGCTCGCGCCGTACCAGATGGTGAAGGACCTGCGCACCGAGCACGAGGTCAACAACCCCACCGCGGTCTTCGACGGCGACCTCGACGGCTTCATCGCCGCCGGCATCAAGTGGCGCAAGCGCCCGCAGGACGACTGA